The Solanum lycopersicum chromosome 6, SLM_r2.1 genome has a window encoding:
- the LOC138349229 gene encoding uncharacterized protein, producing MGSVSHIDDEKKELVKKVHQLSRLGVRLVNPPSGSVLVHSSSESSFVVDVKVKQQLDPVLMELKDSVLSKLNESVSRGGWRAKFTSHFWRSFQKILVTKVNLSTPFHPKMDGQVERTFHTLEDMVRACAIDFKGSWDDHLPLIEFSYNNSYRSSIAISPFEALYGMRCRSLVGSYEVRDSSILGPEIIHDVVEKVR from the exons ATGGGCAGTGTgtctcatattgatgatgagaagaaggagctgGTTAAAAAGGTACACCAACTGTCAAGGTTAGGTGTACGGCTGGTAAATCCACCAAGTGGTAGTGTTTTAGTTCATTCCAGTTCTGAATCCTCATTTGTTGTTGATGTTAAAGTTAAGCAGCAACTCGACCCAGTACTCATGGAGTTGAAAGACTCAGTGTTGAGTAAGCTGAATGAATCAGTCTCCCGGGGGGGATG GAGAGCCAAGTTCACTTCTCacttttggagatctttccaaaagatcttGGTTACAAAGGTAAATCTCAGTACTCCTTTTCATCCTAAGATGGATGGACAAGTAGAGCGTACCTTTCATACCCTTGAAGACATGGTGAGAGCATGTGCTATTGACTTCAAGgggagttgggatgatcacttgccacttattgagttctcttataataatagctaccgtTCTAGTATTGCGATTTCACCTTTTGAAGCACTGTATGGAATGAGATGTAGGTCGCTAGTTGGGTCGTATGAGGTAAGAGATTCTTCCATCCTTGGACCTGAGATCATACATGATGTTGTGGAAAAGGTGAGATGA